The following are from one region of the Eulemur rufifrons isolate Redbay chromosome 17, OSU_ERuf_1, whole genome shotgun sequence genome:
- the SMIM15 gene encoding small integral membrane protein 15, with product MFDIKAWAEYVVEWAAKDPYGFLTTVILALTPLFLASAVLSWKLAKMIEAREKEQKKKQKRQENIAKAKRLKKD from the coding sequence ATGTTTGATATTAAGGCTTGGGCTGAGTATGTTGTGGAATGGGCTGCAAAGGACCCTTATGGCTTTCTTACAACAGTTATTTTGGCCCTAACTCCACTGTTCCTAGCAAGTGCTGTACTGTCTTGGAAGTTGGCCAAGATGATTGAGGCCAGGGAGAAGgagcaaaagaagaaacaaaaacgtcaagaaaatattgcaaaagcTAAACGACTAAAAAAGGATTGA